One genomic region from Epinephelus fuscoguttatus linkage group LG8, E.fuscoguttatus.final_Chr_v1 encodes:
- the grb10b gene encoding growth factor receptor-bound protein 10 isoform X3, with the protein MPSCSPDCCLLRAVEIVKIFSEDGMGKVVEIPADMTARDLCQLLVYKSHCLDDNSWALVEHHPLLGLERCLEDHELVVQVQASMNSDSRFLFRKNYAKYEFFRNPLTFFPEQMVAWCQETNRTIPPSQLLQNFLATSSCPEIQGYLYVKEVGRKSWKKVYMFLRRSGLYCSTKGTSKEPRHLQFLADLEDSNIFTVITGKKQHGAPTEYEFCIKPNKCRGELKELRMLCAEDEQGRTCWLTAFRLFKYGIVLYQNYKIPQQRKTLLSHFSAPVRSVSENSLVAMDFSGRIGRVIDNPVEAQSAAMEEGHAWRKRSQRMNIIGSHSPLHHSSLSSVIHIAQLWYHGRITREESHRIIHQQGQVDGLFLLRVSQSNPKAFVLTLCHHQKIKHFQILPCEEDGQAFFSLDDGATKFTDLIQLVEFYQLNRGVLPCKLKHPCTVVAL; encoded by the exons ATGCCTTCGTGTTCCCCGGACTGCTGCCTATTGCGGGCCGTGGAG ATTGTGAAGATCTTCAGTGAAGACGGCATGGGGAAAGTGGTGGAGATCCCAGCCGACATGACAGCCAGGGACCTGTGCCAGCTTCTGGTTTATAAAAGCCATTGTTTGGATGACAACAGTTGGGCACTTGTTGAACACCACCCGCTGCTAGGGCTAG AGCGCTGTCTAGAAGACCATGAGCTGGTGGTTCAGGTCCAGGCCTCAATGAACAGCGACAGCAGATTCCTCTTCAGGAAGAACTATGCCAAATATGAATTCTTCAGAAACCCGCTG ACATTTTTCCCGGAGCAAATGGTCGCGTGGTGCCAGGAAACCAATCGTACGATTCCACCATCTCAGCTCCTTCAG AACTTCCTAGCGACCAGTAGCTGTCCAGAGATCCAGGGGTATCTGTATGTGAAGGAAGTGGGCAGGAAGTCATGGAAGAAAGTTTACATGTTCCTGCGGCGCTCAGGACTTTACTGCTCTACAAAAGGAACCTCAAAG GAGCCCAGACATCTACAGTTTCTAGCAGACCTTGAAGACAGCAACATCTTCACTGTCATCACAGGCAAGAAGCAGCACGGGGCGCCCACAGAGTACGAGTTCTGCATCAAG CCCAATAAATGTCGAGGGGAGTTGAAGGAGTTGAGGATGCTGTGTGCGGAGGACGAGCAGGGAAGGACCTGTTGGTTGACGGCCTTCCGGCTCTTTAAG TATGGGATTGTGTTGTACCAGAATTATAAGATTCCCCAGCAAAGAAAAACCTTGCTGTCACATTTTTCAGCACCAGTG CGGAGTGTATCGGAGAACTCCCTTGTGGCGATGGATTTCTCAGGGAGGATAGGCAGGGTGATTGACAACCCTGTAGAAGCTCAGAGCGCCGCCATGGAGGAGGGGCATGCGTGGAGG AAGAGGAGTCAACGAATGAACATAATCGGCTCCCACAGTCCACTACACCACTCCTCACTAAGCTCAG TCATCCACATAGCTCAGTTGTGGTACCACGGCAGGATAACCAGAGAAGAATCCCATCGCATCATCCACCAGCAGGGACAAGTCGATGG GTTGTTTCTGCTGAGAGTCAGTCAGAGTAACCCCAAGGCATTTGTGCTCACATTGTGCCATCAccagaaaatcaaacatttccAGATACTACCG TGTGAAGAGGACGGCCAAGCCTTCTTCAGCCTTGACGACGGCGCCACCAAATTCACCGACCTGATTCAGCTTGTGGAGTTCTACCAGCTCAACAGAGGAGTGCTGCCTTGTAAACTCAAACACCCATGCACCGTCGTGGCCTTATGA